In one window of Vibrio sp. DW001 DNA:
- the nrfD gene encoding cytochrome c nitrite reductase subunit NrfD produces the protein MEAAFNFDTLVWDWIIAIYLFLAGMSAGAVMISIYLKRKVIEGDPAKDGILKATAWIAPFGIISGLTILIFHLTKPLAFWKIMIYFNTTSVMSMGVILFQVYLMVLFVWIAIIFKDTIMKYMPKQLSFVDGIIVKLAKIENFWELFLGFMAIMLAAYTGFLLSALQTYPMLNNPVLPILFLFSSLSSGAAACMLGGIVVFKQSPTSATAKWVHSFERPVVMFELFVMLCFFTGLIFSGGQGEVAAYNAIGSGFWASWFWWGVIIFGMLTPLALNFFMPAAVRHKNGFIVIVTVLSLVGVLMLRTFVLYAGQMTVV, from the coding sequence ATGGAAGCTGCATTTAATTTCGATACCCTCGTATGGGATTGGATAATCGCGATATATTTGTTTTTAGCTGGTATGTCCGCCGGTGCTGTGATGATATCTATTTACCTGAAGCGTAAAGTCATTGAAGGTGATCCAGCTAAAGATGGCATCTTAAAAGCAACCGCATGGATAGCGCCGTTCGGTATTATTTCTGGACTTACTATCCTAATTTTTCACTTGACCAAGCCTTTGGCATTTTGGAAAATTATGATCTATTTTAACACCACTTCGGTTATGTCGATGGGTGTTATTCTGTTCCAAGTTTATCTAATGGTTCTATTTGTCTGGATTGCAATTATCTTTAAAGACACCATTATGAAATACATGCCGAAGCAACTCTCTTTCGTTGATGGCATTATTGTTAAACTCGCTAAGATCGAAAATTTCTGGGAACTGTTCTTAGGGTTTATGGCGATTATGTTGGCCGCTTATACCGGGTTTTTACTATCGGCTCTACAAACGTACCCGATGCTCAATAACCCTGTGTTACCAATCCTATTCTTGTTCTCAAGCTTATCTTCTGGTGCTGCGGCCTGTATGCTTGGAGGTATTGTTGTGTTTAAACAGTCACCAACAAGTGCAACGGCGAAGTGGGTTCATAGCTTTGAACGTCCAGTCGTCATGTTTGAATTGTTTGTGATGCTCTGCTTCTTTACGGGACTTATCTTTAGTGGTGGTCAAGGTGAAGTTGCTGCATATAATGCGATTGGCAGTGGGTTCTGGGCAAGTTGGTTCTGGTGGGGAGTTATCATTTTTGGTATGTTAACGCCATTAGCGCTTAACTTCTTCATGCCAGCGGCGGTTCGACATAAAAACGGATTCATTGTTATTGTAACGGTACTAAGCTTGGTTGGTGTACTCATGTTACGTACGTTCGTTCTTTATGCTGGTCAAATGACAGTAGTATAG